In Salvelinus sp. IW2-2015 linkage group LG23, ASM291031v2, whole genome shotgun sequence, a genomic segment contains:
- the sowahab gene encoding ankyrin repeat domain-containing protein SOWAHA produces MDLTQEAIISLLIEEGGKLKNSELLTKFKDSLNCTDPAEKKQNRDLFKRFVNTVAVVKEIEDVRYIVLKKAYQHLLQETEDVQKSESEEVPEPGEPSPVWNSENNAHSQNGRSEISSEKVQEPVITSVGECVSNDSDMHSFIELAFKEKVDFKPKRSLNFNIDHTSDAQREYIPSGGAVYPGKTKNPSVQKPFALPLRMPPNVTRIEIHKLKSEDDDGPPKRAGSTDQDAHCSSRTKRSPSTRSVGLSSPLPRRAVKITKPSEEPKYTSTVPLEEAEHEWLVSSAAGHWRRVYGLLLRDTQLAEKKDFMSGLTALHWAAKCGNSEMVGSIINISRQGGMDLDVNARTYGGYTPLHIAALHDQEFVLAMLVHEYGADVNIRDNCGKKPYHYLRKGISSEVRELLGEPKVQPQEVLQPEREELDIFPELSKGLHTISRLFNPHVEKKKKHKQRPSVYSLGVDPRDERDESSSNHRETSDAVK; encoded by the coding sequence ATGGATTTGACTCAAGAAGCTATTATCTCGCTGTTGATAGAAGAAGGGGGGAAGTTGAAGAATTCCGAGTTGCTGACTAAATTCAAAGATTCCCTGAACTGCACTGATCCCGCAGAGAAGAAACAGAACAGGGATCTATTCAAAAGGTTTGTGAACACTGTTGCTGTCGTGAAAGAAATTGAAGATGTCAGGTATATTGTACTAAAGAAAGCATATCAGCATTTGTTACAAGAAACAGAGGATGTTCAAAAGTCTGAAAGTGAAGAGGTCCCCGAGCCAGGTGAACCCTCACCTGTATGGAACAGCGAGAACAATGCACATTCTCAAAATGGAAGAAGTGAGATAAGTTCTGAAAAGGTCCAAGAACCTGTTATTACAAGTGTCGGTGAATGCGTCTCAAATGACAGTGACATGCATTCATTTATAGAGCTGGCATTTAAAGAAAAAGTGGATTTCAAACCAAAAAGGTCACTTAATTTCAACATAGACCATACTTCTGATGCGCAGAGAGAATATATCCCCTCTGGGGGTGCTGTGTATCCTGGGAAGACAAAGAACCCTAGTGTGCAGAAGCCATTTGCACTGCCTTTACGAATGCCTCCAAACGTGACCAGAATAGAGATCCATAAACTCAAATCTGAGGATGATGATGGCCCTCCAAAGAGAGCTGGATCCACTGACCAAGAtgcacactgctcctctagaacCAAGAGAAGCCCATCCACTAGGAGTGTGGGGTTAAGCTCTCCGCTACCAAGGAGGGCTGTCAAGATCACCAAACCTTCTGAAGAGCCCAAGTACACATCCACAGTCCCCCTGGAAGAGGCAGAGCACGAGTGGCTGGTGAGTTCTGCTGCTGGACACTGGAGACGGGTGTACGGCCTGCTCCTCAGAGACACACAGCTGGCAGAGAAGAAGGACTTCATGTCCGGCCTCACAGCCCTTCACTGGGCGGCCAAGTGTGGTAACAGTGAGATGGTGGGTAGTATCATCAACATATCCAGGCAAGGTGGAATGGACCTCGACGTCAATGCCAGAACATATGGAGGGTACACGCCACTGCACATTGCTGCTTTGCATGACCAGGAGTTTGTGTTGGCCATGCTGGTGCATGAATACGGAGCGGATGTGAATATAAGGGACAATTGTGGAAAGAAGCCATATCACTACCTGCGCAAAGGGATTTCTTCTGAGGTGAGGGAGCTGCTTGGTGAACCTAAGGTCCAGCCCCAGGAAGTTCTCCAACCGGAAAGGGAGGAGCTAGATATCTTCCCAGAACTCTCCAAAGGCTTGCATACGATAAGTCGCCTCTTCAATCCCCATGtggagaaaaagaaaaagcaCAAGCAAAGACCCTCTGTCTATTCGCTGGGTGTCGACCcgagggatgagagagatgagagttcaTCCAATCACAGAGAGACCTCAGATGCAGTTAAGTAA